One genomic segment of Melitaea cinxia chromosome 19, ilMelCinx1.1, whole genome shotgun sequence includes these proteins:
- the LOC123662741 gene encoding uncharacterized protein DDB_G0280315-like: MTIFTDIGGQGNSGNSLSNVAGIAQSNNQQGQQGGIGVGNVVGILQNNLGGSQGNSGSSQSNVASIAQSNNQQGQQGGIGIGNIAGIVQTSKIVTDINGLQGIGNIGQNNVGGIQGISNVANIGQSNYPYDQGINGQGYNNNQNFYYNYNNFLRNNLNNNNNNNAFDNERNIERPCQVFDTYCIRKYFADHSKCRESQGPVPDPMYRPQTTLYLPRVNLTVTVHDALYSGLNGRIEEFYVNKETDKLVLTIEFRNVTFYSKDAYYRFHRRAREPIVNVDYIYVNFQSVVSTIIIPQRNDLQLEKSESVSFISIPTVRLGPNAFNSQDPVVQLSRNMILADAATDAQEAQLTESPYYTSTFIQYSLCDFGLKVL, encoded by the exons atgacaatatTTACAGACATAGGAGGACAAGGCAACTCTGGCAATTCACTCAGTAATGTCGCCGGTATCGCGCAAAGca atAACCAGCAAGGACAGCAAGGTGGAATTGGAGTTGGAAACGTTGTTGGCATACTTCAAAACA ATCTAGGAGGATCGCAAGGCAACTCTGGTAGTTCACAAAGTAACGTCGCTAGTATCGCACAAAGCA ATAACCAGCAGGGTCAACAGGGAGGAATTGGAATTGGAAACATTGCTGGCATTGTTCAAACTA GTAAAATTGTTACAGATATCAACGGCTTACAAGGCATTGGTAATATTGGACAAAATA ATGTCGGTGGAATCCAAGGTATAAGTAATGTTGCAAATATTGGACAAAGCA ATTACCCATATGACCAAGGAATAAACGGACAAGGTTATAATAATAACCAAAACTTTTACTACAATTACAACAATTTCCTTAGAAATAATCTtaacaacaataacaacaataatgCGTTTG ATAACGAAAGAAACATCGAAAGGCCCTGTCAAGTCTTCGATACCTATTGTATTAGAAAATACTTTGCGGATCACTCGAAATGCAGAGAATCCCAAGGCCCTGTTCCTGACCCGATGTACAGACCTCAGACCACCTTGTACTTGCCTAGAGTCAACCTTACTGTTACAGTGCATGATGCACTGTACAGTGGTCTCAATGGACGAATTGAGGAATTTTA TGTTAATAAAGAAACTGACAAACTCGTTTTGACGATTGAATTCCGTAACGTAACTTTCTATTCGAAAGACGCCTACTACCGCTTCCATCGGCGTGCGAGAGAACCCATCGTGAACGTTGACTACATCTACGTCAATTtcc AATCGGTGGTATCTACGATTATCATCCCCCAAAGAAATGACCTCCAGCTGGAGAAGAGTGAAAGTGTTTCGTTTATTTCAATCCCTACCGTCAGATTAGGTCCAAATGCATTCAATAGTCAAG ATCCAGTAGTACAGCTATCCAGAAATATGATACTGGCCGATGCTGCGACAGATGCGCAAGAGGCGCAACTGACTGAAAGTCCGTATTATACATCCACGTTCATACAATACAGCCTTTGTGATTTCGGTCTTAAAGTCTTGTAA